In one window of Brachyhypopomus gauderio isolate BG-103 chromosome 16, BGAUD_0.2, whole genome shotgun sequence DNA:
- the LOC143478318 gene encoding olfactory receptor 8D1-like gives MDAKFSNETFSWILQTAKFDVYPDAVYPVFLTGVFIYLFSVLCNGIILTLIVTQQSLHKPMFYIMFSLPLADIFGITTILPRLLIDIVTQSNLVYYPTCVLQGFIVHLYANCVNYILAAMAFDRYIAICKPLRYHAIMTPFTVGGVIALAWGLGLALVIVMFALQARLPKCKTFIGNVFCDNMSLVQLSCAEDITVNNIYGLVLTGFTQAVGVGVQLFSYACILKTCLTHSQSDAKIKAVNTCSAQIIIFVLLEIFGTVTILSYRFQNISPNTKKLSGILAFTFSPFVNPIIYGMKTKDIRKASIVVLKKMKGHIHMSKRFCTCTSGVHGLI, from the coding sequence ATGGATGCCAAATTTTCAAATGAAACCTTTAGCTGGATCCTTCAAACTGCCAAATTTGATGTCTATCCAGATGCTGTATATCCTGTCTTCCTGACTGGAGTTTTTATCTACTTGTTTTCAGTGTTATGTAATGGAATAATTTTAACACTCATTGTGACACAACAGAGTCTTCATAAGCCAATGTTCTACATTATGTTCAGTCTCCCTCTAGCAGACATATTTGGAATCACCACTATCCTTCCCAGACTGTTAATTGATATTGTAACTCAATCAAATCTTGTCTATTACCCAACGTGTGTCTTACAGGGTTTTATTGTTCATTTATATGCTAATTGTGTAAATTATATCCTGGCAGCTATGGCGTTTGACCGCTATATAGCAATATGCAAGCCACTCAGATATCATGCTATAATGACACCCTTCACAGTTGGAGGTGTTATAGCGTTGGCTTGGGGTCTTGGTCTTGCCTTAGTAATAGTGATGTTTGCCCTTCAGGCCAGATTACCAAAATGCAAGACATTTATTGGTAATGTATTCTGTGATAATATGTCCTTAGTGCAGCTCTCATGTGCAGAGGATATCACAGTAAACAATATATATGGTTTAGTTTTGACAGGATTTACACAGGCCGTTGGTGTAGGTGTTCAGTTATTCTCCTATGCATGTATTCTTAAAACCTGCCTTACCCACTCTCAGTCTGATGCTAAAATTAAGGCTGTAAATACTTGTTCAGCACAGATAATTATATTTGTTCTGTTAGAAATATTTGGAACCGTAACAATACTTTCATATCGTTTCCAAAATATCTCTCCCAATACAAAAAAACTGAGTGGAATATTAGCTTTCACATTCTCTCCATTTGTCAATCCAattatatatggaatgaaaacaaaaGACATTAGAAAGGCATCTATTGTGGTCTTGAAAAAAATGAAAGGTCACATTCACATGAGCAAAAGGTTTTGTACTTGTACTTCAGGAGTACATGGACtgatttaa